The segment GGCCCAGCAGCGCGACCAGCACGGCGGCCGCCGACCACAGCACCGCGACCGCCTGCACGGCGGCGGAGGCGAGGGCGACACCCCGGCGCACCGCCTCCGGGCCCCGCCGGACGGCCGTGAGCGCGATCCCGCAGGCCAGACAGCCGGGCACCACCCAGATCCCGGGCACCGACACCCGCAGCACGCCGCCCAGCGCGGCCACCACGCACAGCGCGCCGGCCACCGTCGCACCGGTCACCAGGTCCGCCCGGGGCGCCATCCTGGCCACGCCCGCGGCGATGGCCGCCGCGAGCAGGAGCAGCGCCCCCGCGCGGACGGCGGCGCTCGGACCGGACGCCGCGAGGGACAGCAGCCCCGCCGACAGGACGCCCCAGCCGCCCGTGGCGGACGCGCACACCACCGCGACCAGGCGCACCGGCCGCTCGGAGATCCGCAGCGCCAGGGCCGCGTCGAACGCCGCGGTCAGCAGCACCGCGGCCGTCACCGTGAACGGCCCGCCCCCGAACGCCACCGTCCAGAGCAGGAGCGGGAGTTGGGCGACCGCCAGCGCGGCCGGACGGGGGAGCCGCAGCGGCAGCGGCGCCGGGCCCGGCAGCGCGGTGAGCGCCGTGCCGTACGCCGCCCACACCGCCGCGAGCGCCGTCGACGCGGCCGCCGCGTACGTCGTGCCGTCCGCCGCCGAGAACACGGTCTCGTGCAGCGCGTACGCGTCCAGCACCGTCAGCGCCAGACCGAGGCCCGCGACCGACTCGGCGGTCGAACGCAGCCCCCGCCGCAGCAGCGCCACCGGCGCGCCGAGCACCGCCAGCGTGACGGCGCCGAGCACCAGCGAACGGCCGGCGATCCCCAGATGACCCCAGCTGACCAGTGTGAACACCATCGCGGCGATCGTCAGCAGGACGCCGCCCAGCAGCAGGAGGAGGTTCTGCACGCCCGGAGCGGACGCCTCGGGGCGCGGGGACGCCCCCGGCGCCGGACCGTTCGGCCACACCGGCGGGGCCGGCCGGGCCGGCTGCTGGAGCGCCGCGACCAGCCAGGCGCGCCGGGTCAGCAACTGGGCCCGGCGGGCGTCCAGTTGCCGCAGTTCGTTGTCCAGGAACCACAGCTCCTGGGCCAGGGACGGAGAGTGCGTCATACCGAGGAGTGTGGTCGGCGTCACGAACGGCGGCATGAGCGTCCGTACTCAGGGCGTACTCAAATGCCGTGTGCGCCCTCGTGCCCCGGGCACACTCGGCCCATGGACCGGACCCGTTACCGCTTCCGCAGCCTGTGGGCCCTGCCCGCACCCCCCGACCGCGTGTACGACGCGCTGGAGCGGGTCGACGCGTACCCCCGGTGGTGGCCCCAGGTGCGCGAGGTGCGCCGGATCGACGACACGACCGGCGTCCTGCGTATCCGCTCCCTGCTCCCGTACGACCTGACGTTCACCGCCCGCGAGGTCCGGCGCGACGCGTCGGCCGGCGTCCTTCAGAGCGCGTTCTGCGGCGACATCGACGGCTGGGCGCGCTGGACGGTCACCGCCGACGGCCCCGGCACCCTCGCCCGCTACGACCAGGTGGTCGAGGTCCGCAAGCCGCTGCTGAGGCTGCTGGCCGTGCCCGGACGGCCGGTGTTCCGCCTCAACCACCGGCTGATGATGCGGGCCGGACGGCGCGGCCTGACCGCGTACCTGGAAGCGGTTTGAACGAAGCCCGCGAAGCCCTGTATTGTTCGGTGCGTTCCCGGGCGATTAGCTCAGTGGGAGAGCGCTTCGTTCACACCGAAGAGGTCACTGGTTCGAACCCAGTATCGCCCACCGGGAAGAGCCGGTCCGCAGTACGCGGACCGGCTTTTTCGTGTCCTTCGGCCGGACTACGCCGCCGCCGGGAGCTCCGGGCGCACCGGCCAGGAGGTGTCCACGACCTCCGGTGTGCCGCTGCGCGCGAACCAGGCCTGGAGACCCCGGGCCTGAGCCGCGTGCCAGGTCGTCTGGAGCGTGTGCAGCTCGGCCGGGGACAGGCGTTCCAGCCGGGTCGCGAAGCGCCGGCCCAGCGCCCGGACGACCTCCAGCGCGGCCAGCGCGTCCGCCGCCGCG is part of the Streptomyces asoensis genome and harbors:
- a CDS encoding SRPBCC family protein; the encoded protein is MDRTRYRFRSLWALPAPPDRVYDALERVDAYPRWWPQVREVRRIDDTTGVLRIRSLLPYDLTFTAREVRRDASAGVLQSAFCGDIDGWARWTVTADGPGTLARYDQVVEVRKPLLRLLAVPGRPVFRLNHRLMMRAGRRGLTAYLEAV